From one Shewanella sp. GD04112 genomic stretch:
- the hutX gene encoding heme utilization cystosolic carrier protein HutX, which yields MTQTIDPEIAHSSHQIDADSQSMLRQRFVSQPDLMPAQLASELGIAELDVVAALPQAQRVFLPLTQIDELLQSLPEWGPLTTIVMLSGSVFEFKGDFPQGKFAHGYYNLYSKGDGLHGHLKLDNMRAIALVSRPFRGSESHSINFFGPQGEVVFKVYLGRDKQRVLFPEQVRRFKTLAGTFATQ from the coding sequence ATGACACAGACAATCGACCCCGAAATCGCTCACTCGAGCCATCAAATCGATGCCGACTCGCAGTCAATGTTAAGGCAGCGCTTTGTCAGCCAGCCCGATTTAATGCCTGCACAACTGGCGAGTGAATTAGGGATTGCCGAACTTGATGTGGTCGCGGCACTGCCGCAAGCGCAGCGAGTGTTTCTTCCTTTGACACAAATCGACGAGTTGCTGCAGAGCTTACCCGAGTGGGGACCTCTGACCACGATAGTGATGCTCTCGGGCAGTGTGTTTGAATTTAAAGGTGATTTTCCCCAAGGAAAATTTGCCCATGGTTACTACAACCTCTACAGCAAAGGTGATGGCCTTCATGGTCATCTCAAGCTGGATAACATGCGAGCGATCGCGTTAGTTAGCAGACCCTTTAGGGGCAGCGAGAGCCATTCGATTAACTTTTTTGGCCCTCAAGGCGAGGTGGTATTCAAAGTTTATTTAGGACGAGACAAGCAAAGAGTGCTTTTTCCTGAGCAAGTTCGCCGTTTTAAAACGCTAGCGGGCACCTTTGCTACTCAATAG
- a CDS encoding TonB-dependent hemoglobin/transferrin/lactoferrin family receptor — protein sequence MKKKPLVIAVAIALTTTALSFTLAAEEGVTAQQKEKKPGVVETEFDEVLVSATRLSEKVSQTSRSVAVVSEEQLNVAQASSVAEALKNEANITLTNGPRATSQGVEIRGLSGDRVLQTIDGARQNTSSGHRGSYFMDPELLKSIEVIRGPASSLWGSGAIGGVVAQNTKSAQDFLAPNESFGGYLKQGYDTNGDRTKTSAAVYGQQDTIDWLINGSYFDSNNINTGNDETLANSASLGSNGLAKFGWQADEASRLELSARVGKINELVPSNPSAAVSSSVPLVRRKTDDQNVTLNYSLAPVNNPYLDTKVQVYWNSTDYDEDRVTKGQFDSTEYRTIGINLNNSSQLGNTKLTYGVDGYRDTLKTVRDDRGQVGQRPGDIDGETTVWGAFTRADIQLTQTVNLDAALRYDSFKNESHNLNASADDNELSPSLGLSWQTQPWLTLSARYDQAFRAPTVEEMFSTGTHYCIPPIPGFLPQGLCNTFATNPNLKSEVARNKELKADFRFNDLAGDDELAFTVNIFRNDVDDFIVQQVSNPLMGIPGFEQTTSWNNVEDAQLTGFELSGRYRIGQTRLAMNYGQTRGEDRKTGDYIEGMPANKFNVDLSQGIMEGDMKLGTRVTYVASQSNTPEGYRVAKYDDYTLWDVYLAWEPAMGAMSGLRVDFAIENIGDEKYQQAWQTLYQPGRNMKLSARYMF from the coding sequence ATGAAAAAGAAGCCGTTAGTTATCGCCGTTGCGATCGCATTAACGACTACGGCGCTAAGTTTTACGTTAGCGGCTGAAGAAGGGGTAACTGCTCAGCAAAAGGAAAAAAAGCCAGGAGTAGTCGAGACTGAGTTTGATGAAGTATTAGTAAGCGCGACACGCTTGAGTGAAAAAGTCTCCCAAACGAGTCGCAGTGTCGCCGTTGTGAGTGAAGAACAGCTCAATGTGGCTCAGGCATCATCGGTTGCTGAAGCATTAAAAAATGAAGCTAACATCACTTTAACCAATGGGCCGAGAGCGACGTCTCAAGGGGTTGAGATCCGTGGCTTAAGCGGCGATCGCGTATTACAAACCATTGATGGTGCAAGACAGAATACCAGTTCAGGTCACCGTGGTTCTTACTTTATGGATCCTGAATTACTCAAATCGATAGAGGTGATTCGCGGTCCTGCCAGTAGCCTCTGGGGCAGTGGTGCCATCGGTGGTGTGGTGGCGCAGAATACTAAATCGGCTCAAGACTTCTTAGCCCCTAACGAAAGCTTCGGTGGTTATCTAAAGCAAGGCTATGACACTAATGGCGACCGCACTAAAACCAGTGCCGCCGTGTATGGCCAACAAGATACAATTGATTGGTTAATCAATGGATCTTACTTTGACTCCAATAATATCAATACGGGGAATGACGAAACCTTAGCTAACAGTGCTTCTTTGGGGAGCAACGGTTTGGCTAAGTTTGGATGGCAAGCCGATGAGGCTTCACGCTTAGAGTTATCGGCAAGAGTTGGCAAGATTAATGAACTGGTGCCGAGTAATCCTTCCGCCGCGGTGAGCAGTTCGGTGCCTTTAGTGCGCCGTAAAACGGACGATCAAAACGTCACCCTTAATTACAGCTTGGCGCCGGTAAATAATCCGTATTTGGACACCAAAGTGCAAGTCTATTGGAATAGCACGGATTATGACGAAGACCGAGTGACCAAAGGTCAATTCGATAGCACCGAATACCGCACCATTGGGATTAATCTCAACAACAGTTCGCAGTTGGGTAACACTAAGTTGACCTATGGTGTCGATGGTTATCGCGATACCCTTAAAACCGTCAGAGACGATAGGGGCCAAGTGGGACAGCGCCCAGGGGATATTGATGGTGAGACCACTGTGTGGGGCGCCTTTACCCGTGCCGATATTCAATTGACGCAAACCGTCAATCTCGACGCTGCTTTACGTTACGATAGCTTCAAAAACGAGAGTCACAATCTCAATGCCTCTGCGGATGACAATGAGTTATCACCTTCGCTGGGTTTGAGTTGGCAGACTCAGCCGTGGCTGACCTTAAGTGCACGTTACGATCAGGCTTTCCGTGCGCCGACGGTTGAGGAAATGTTTTCTACCGGAACCCATTATTGCATTCCGCCGATCCCCGGTTTTTTACCCCAAGGTCTGTGTAATACCTTTGCGACGAATCCCAACTTAAAGTCTGAAGTCGCCCGCAATAAAGAACTGAAAGCCGATTTTCGTTTCAACGACTTAGCTGGAGATGATGAGCTGGCTTTCACCGTAAACATCTTCCGTAACGATGTGGACGATTTTATCGTTCAGCAAGTCTCCAATCCGTTAATGGGGATCCCAGGATTTGAGCAAACGACCTCATGGAATAACGTGGAAGATGCGCAGTTAACTGGGTTTGAGCTCAGCGGCCGTTATCGCATTGGTCAGACACGGCTGGCGATGAATTACGGTCAGACTCGTGGTGAAGACCGAAAGACTGGCGACTATATCGAAGGTATGCCCGCCAATAAGTTTAACGTCGATCTTTCCCAAGGCATCATGGAAGGCGATATGAAACTCGGCACCCGAGTGACTTATGTCGCCAGCCAATCCAATACGCCCGAAGGTTATCGCGTGGCTAAGTATGACGACTACACCCTGTGGGATGTGTACCTCGCCTGGGAGCCAGCTATGGGGGCTATGTCTGGCCTGAGAGTTGATTTCGCCATTGAAAACATTGGTGACGAGAAATACCAGCAGGCATGGCAGACCCTGTATCAACCTGGCCGCAATATGAAGTTGTCAGCACGTTATATGTTCTAG
- a CDS encoding TonB family protein, whose amino-acid sequence MTPKRYLVFGALTVAIQTGVIASQPAMPLLSSLSESTQMTAFKEANKAVTLSFATHSAAEKSAAISAIKNTPANTITEDAISTNVPNTSKPQTAPTLTDTPVTEIARQAPKPTKAKPQTIQSAVQNKPTPNTSSKAGATTAKPLMAANTQHQKETGEITKPSDQLLSQMAESNTQDKTVINNTNVTPTSVSENTKATPEVIELATPTFASKPPQPTYPRMARKKGLEGTATVEVMFNEFGQQLALTLVKSSGVGLLDQAALEAVETWEFQAPTNKLASHYKVRVPIRFALN is encoded by the coding sequence GTGACACCGAAACGATATCTGGTTTTTGGCGCATTAACCGTTGCAATCCAAACGGGTGTGATTGCATCGCAGCCTGCTATGCCATTACTAAGTAGTCTCAGTGAATCGACACAAATGACCGCATTCAAAGAAGCAAATAAAGCGGTTACCTTAAGCTTTGCAACCCATAGTGCAGCAGAAAAATCAGCGGCCATATCAGCGATAAAAAATACGCCTGCAAATACGATTACCGAAGATGCGATTTCAACAAATGTGCCTAATACCAGTAAGCCCCAAACGGCGCCAACACTCACTGATACACCAGTAACTGAAATAGCAAGGCAAGCACCCAAACCAACCAAAGCTAAGCCGCAAACGATTCAATCCGCAGTGCAAAACAAGCCAACGCCGAACACATCCTCTAAGGCAGGTGCGACAACTGCCAAACCTCTTATGGCCGCAAATACACAACATCAGAAAGAAACTGGAGAGATAACAAAACCTTCTGACCAACTGTTGTCGCAAATGGCAGAAAGCAACACTCAAGATAAAACCGTTATTAACAATACCAATGTGACGCCCACCAGTGTCAGCGAGAACACTAAAGCCACTCCCGAGGTTATCGAGCTGGCAACACCGACTTTTGCCAGTAAACCGCCGCAACCCACCTACCCACGCATGGCACGTAAAAAAGGGCTTGAAGGCACGGCGACGGTAGAAGTGATGTTTAACGAATTTGGACAACAGCTTGCCCTCACCTTAGTGAAAAGCTCAGGCGTGGGGCTGCTAGATCAAGCGGCATTAGAAGCGGTTGAGACTTGGGAATTTCAAGCTCCCACCAACAAACTGGCCAGCCATTACAAAGTGAGAGTACCTATTCGCTTCGCCTTAAATTGA
- a CDS encoding MotA/TolQ/ExbB proton channel family protein: MPMTDFSTLQAQLGALTWPLLICAFLALMICLERSALFLQQSFASMSPKKQAWVKALRQSDAKTSNETVQVLIDSTSRQQDLLTRGANLLLKQADKPKQLREELLSLWLNKQQRDLQAGLKLLQVIGIISPLLGLLGTVLGLIEMFAQLGQSQGPVTPAQLSAGLGLAMNTTAAGLIIAVPTITAAHLFGIWAHSQCVKVSHVLNQLNLWLSGVEHIALEQNHYQAFADVNRAKPASNTQLESQP, from the coding sequence TTGCCCATGACTGACTTTTCCACCCTACAGGCTCAACTCGGTGCCCTGACTTGGCCGCTACTTATCTGCGCCTTTCTCGCGTTAATGATTTGTCTCGAACGTAGTGCCTTATTTTTACAGCAATCCTTTGCATCTATGTCCCCCAAAAAACAGGCTTGGGTGAAAGCGCTGCGTCAATCCGACGCCAAGACCAGCAATGAAACCGTTCAAGTGCTTATCGATAGCACCAGCCGTCAGCAGGACTTACTGACAAGAGGCGCCAATTTACTGCTAAAACAAGCCGATAAACCAAAGCAGCTCAGAGAAGAATTACTCAGTCTGTGGCTGAACAAACAGCAAAGGGACTTACAAGCGGGCCTCAAGTTACTGCAAGTGATTGGGATTATTAGCCCATTGCTCGGTTTATTGGGGACGGTACTGGGGCTGATTGAAATGTTTGCCCAGTTAGGGCAATCCCAAGGTCCAGTCACACCAGCACAGCTCAGTGCAGGGCTTGGACTGGCGATGAACACCACGGCAGCGGGCCTGATTATTGCGGTGCCGACCATTACCGCCGCCCATCTGTTTGGGATCTGGGCCCATAGTCAGTGCGTAAAAGTAAGTCATGTGCTGAATCAGCTCAATTTGTGGCTATCTGGGGTTGAACATATCGCCCTCGAGCAGAATCACTATCAGGCTTTTGCCGACGTTAATCGCGCTAAACCCGCATCTAACACTCAACTCGAGTCACAGCCATGA
- a CDS encoding biopolymer transporter ExbD, with product MISADRASLPQAGISALEPLPSIDLTALIDIIFIVLVFLLLTANSRLMSLPVEVPQSPSSAITAVEPKESIAINIMANAPHWALNSETYSELNAFSSAFEEQLKRHPQASIVIAADKAAPVEPLMQLLALLQGNAISQTQILMEH from the coding sequence ATGATCAGTGCCGATAGAGCCTCATTACCTCAAGCGGGGATCTCGGCCTTAGAGCCCCTTCCGAGCATCGATCTTACGGCACTGATTGACATTATTTTTATCGTCTTAGTGTTTCTATTGCTCACCGCTAATAGCCGTTTGATGAGTTTACCCGTGGAAGTGCCGCAAAGCCCAAGCAGCGCCATCACGGCCGTCGAACCGAAAGAATCCATTGCTATCAATATTATGGCAAACGCTCCCCATTGGGCGCTAAACAGCGAGACCTATTCCGAGTTAAACGCCTTCAGTTCGGCATTTGAAGAACAGCTAAAACGTCATCCTCAGGCCAGTATTGTTATCGCGGCGGATAAAGCCGCGCCAGTAGAACCCTTAATGCAGCTGTTAGCGCTCTTGCAGGGCAATGCCATCAGCCAGACGCAGATTTTGATGGAGCATTAA
- a CDS encoding hemin ABC transporter substrate-binding protein, which yields MLFQANRHANKSANNWRLFFQALSLSTFAALFSTNALSQEIKLVSAGAGVTELVLALDAADELVAVDSTSYLPEHLASIAKLGYHRMLSAEGIMALSPTLVVGSEVMGPETTLNVLKQAKIEVVKLPSSADEKQLMTNIDTLAQLLKRTDQAIKLKQDLHQRLEGLNKQQQLSQQQAQPKILFMLLQEGRGARVGGKGTAADTIIALSGAKNIADFEGYKSLSQEGILSLQPDVILLSKRSEQSDTQTDEQTAQALLKEMPLLAHTPAGKNGHIQTLAPQALLGGLGISAIGAAETLAATLLKQDQ from the coding sequence ATGTTGTTTCAAGCCAATCGTCATGCCAATAAATCAGCCAATAACTGGCGGCTATTTTTCCAGGCGCTCAGCCTCTCAACATTCGCGGCCTTATTCTCGACCAATGCCTTATCGCAGGAGATAAAACTGGTTAGCGCGGGCGCTGGAGTGACTGAGTTGGTACTTGCCCTCGATGCAGCTGACGAGCTGGTTGCAGTGGACTCCACCAGCTATCTTCCCGAGCATTTAGCGTCAATTGCCAAACTGGGGTATCACAGAATGTTGTCGGCCGAAGGCATTATGGCATTGTCGCCAACTCTAGTTGTCGGCTCTGAGGTAATGGGGCCAGAAACCACACTCAATGTACTCAAACAGGCCAAGATAGAGGTGGTGAAGTTACCCTCCAGTGCCGATGAGAAACAACTGATGACGAATATTGATACCCTAGCTCAGCTACTGAAACGCACTGACCAAGCGATAAAGTTAAAACAAGATTTGCATCAAAGACTTGAAGGGCTAAATAAACAACAGCAATTGAGCCAGCAACAGGCCCAACCGAAAATCCTGTTTATGTTATTACAGGAAGGACGCGGCGCCCGCGTCGGCGGTAAAGGCACTGCGGCCGATACCATTATCGCGCTCTCAGGGGCGAAGAATATTGCCGACTTTGAAGGTTATAAGAGTCTATCCCAAGAGGGCATACTCTCACTCCAGCCCGATGTGATTTTACTCTCTAAGCGCAGCGAGCAGAGCGATACACAAACTGATGAACAAACCGCGCAAGCACTACTGAAGGAAATGCCGTTACTCGCCCACACTCCAGCAGGCAAAAATGGCCATATCCAAACCCTTGCCCCACAGGCCTTACTCGGCGGGTTAGGTATTAGCGCTATCGGTGCGGCTGAAACCTTGGCAGCCACTTTGCTCAAGCAAGATCAATAA
- a CDS encoding iron ABC transporter permease, whose amino-acid sequence MLQHRWLWPTMATLLILSSLLSVSVGPVNISLIDSLSAVFNWATEQNIGNLAPHEQLVVSNVRLPRTLLALAVGAMLAQCGAVMQGLFRNPLADPGIIGVSSGAALGAAICIVQFPHAESVMISVSAFSSGLITTLIVYRLASSALGTSVVLLLLSGVAVAALAGAGIGVLTYLANDMALRDLTLWQMGSIAGAQWQYVGLCLVVLALLSWQFNRDAKALNALLLGEAEARHLGIDVDSLKLRLILLCALGVGVSVAATGIIGFIGLVVPHLVRMLLGPDHQRLLPMSALLGAALLALADIGARAFLPPAELPVGLVTALIGAPFFIFLLLQQRSKLI is encoded by the coding sequence ATGTTACAACATCGCTGGCTATGGCCCACCATGGCAACGCTGCTTATCCTCAGCAGTTTACTTTCCGTCAGTGTCGGGCCAGTGAATATCAGCCTTATCGACTCCCTCAGCGCGGTGTTTAACTGGGCCACGGAGCAAAATATTGGCAATCTTGCTCCCCACGAGCAACTGGTTGTCAGCAATGTCCGCTTGCCTCGTACCTTACTCGCCCTTGCCGTTGGGGCCATGTTGGCCCAATGCGGTGCTGTGATGCAGGGGTTGTTTCGTAACCCCTTGGCAGATCCTGGGATTATTGGCGTGTCATCCGGCGCGGCATTAGGCGCAGCAATCTGCATAGTGCAGTTCCCTCACGCCGAATCTGTCATGATTTCTGTCAGTGCTTTTTCCTCTGGCTTAATCACTACCCTTATTGTCTATCGCCTTGCCAGCAGCGCTTTAGGTACATCGGTCGTGTTATTGCTGTTATCTGGCGTCGCCGTTGCCGCACTCGCCGGAGCTGGAATTGGCGTGCTGACCTATTTAGCCAATGATATGGCGCTTAGGGACTTAACCCTATGGCAAATGGGCAGTATTGCTGGCGCACAATGGCAATATGTGGGCTTGTGTTTAGTGGTGTTAGCACTGCTGAGTTGGCAATTTAATCGTGATGCTAAGGCGCTTAATGCCCTGCTACTCGGTGAGGCCGAGGCCAGGCATTTAGGGATTGATGTTGATTCACTCAAGCTGAGACTCATCCTGCTCTGCGCCTTAGGGGTCGGCGTCAGTGTTGCAGCAACAGGCATTATCGGTTTTATTGGCTTAGTGGTGCCCCATTTAGTGCGTATGTTGCTGGGGCCAGATCATCAACGCCTCCTCCCTATGAGCGCCCTGCTAGGTGCGGCCTTGTTGGCACTTGCCGATATCGGCGCGCGCGCCTTTTTACCCCCAGCGGAACTCCCCGTTGGCTTAGTGACAGCGCTCATTGGTGCACCATTCTTTATCTTTTTACTCCTGCAACAACGCAGCAAATTAATCTAA
- a CDS encoding heme ABC transporter ATP-binding protein, with protein MAMSLSAAPVAKQHFERAQLSVDRLSYAIGDKAVLKDISVQFQPGSFTALLGPNGAGKSTLLKALCQEIPAARDSIRLGHCPLVDWPRAELAKSLAVLPQHASLTFPFKVHEVVAMGLYPLTLSQKEGQQLVTKWLTEVEIVHLAQRSYPTLSGGEKQRVQLARVLTQLSQSPFPPILLLDEPTSALDLAQQHKVLALAKNLAHKHAYTVIVVLHDLNQAARYSDRVIVLKHGEIVSEGSASKALSAEIIRQVWDYEPEFIPAPQGGYPLIF; from the coding sequence ATGGCTATGAGCTTATCGGCTGCGCCCGTCGCTAAACAACATTTTGAACGTGCTCAACTAAGCGTGGATAGACTCAGCTACGCTATCGGCGATAAGGCGGTGTTAAAGGACATTAGTGTGCAATTTCAACCGGGCAGTTTCACCGCACTGTTAGGACCGAATGGCGCGGGTAAGTCCACACTGTTAAAGGCGCTGTGCCAAGAGATCCCCGCCGCGCGCGACAGCATTCGGCTTGGGCACTGCCCGCTTGTCGATTGGCCAAGGGCTGAACTGGCAAAATCGCTAGCGGTGCTACCACAGCACGCGAGTTTAACCTTTCCCTTTAAGGTGCATGAAGTGGTCGCCATGGGGCTTTATCCCTTAACCTTGAGTCAAAAAGAGGGACAGCAGTTAGTCACAAAATGGCTCACCGAGGTGGAGATAGTGCACTTGGCGCAGCGTAGCTACCCCACCCTTTCTGGCGGCGAAAAACAAAGGGTACAACTGGCGCGGGTATTAACTCAGTTGAGCCAATCCCCCTTCCCGCCGATTTTACTGCTCGACGAACCCACCTCGGCGCTGGATCTGGCACAGCAACATAAGGTATTAGCGCTGGCAAAAAATCTCGCCCATAAACACGCCTACACTGTGATTGTGGTACTACACGATCTCAATCAGGCCGCCCGTTATAGCGATAGAGTTATCGTCCTCAAGCATGGCGAAATTGTCAGTGAAGGCTCGGCAAGCAAGGCTTTATCGGCCGAGATTATTCGGCAGGTATGGGATTATGAACCTGAGTTTATTCCTGCACCACAGGGCGGTTACCCATTGATTTTTTAA